The following are encoded in a window of Calonectris borealis chromosome 17, bCalBor7.hap1.2, whole genome shotgun sequence genomic DNA:
- the DPM1 gene encoding dolichol-phosphate mannosyltransferase subunit 1 isoform X2 encodes MAAGGADKFSVLLPTYNERENLPLVVWLLARTFCESGNNFEIIIIDDGSPDGTQEIAEQLEKIYGSDKILLRPRARKLGLGTAYIHGMKHATGNFIVIMDADLSHHPKFIPEFISRGANFITQVLLRPGASDLTGSFRLYRKEVLQKLMEKCVSKGYVFQMEMIVRARQLGYTIGEVPISFVDRVYGESKLGGNEIVSFLKGLLTLFATT; translated from the exons atggcggccggcggcgccgaCAAGTTCTCGGTGCTGCTGCCCACCTACAACGAGCGGGAGAACCTGCCCCTCGTCGTCTGGCTCCTGGCGCGCACCTTCTGCGAGAG TGGAAACAATTTTGAAATTATCATCATAGATGATGGAAGCCCAGATGGGACACAGGAAATTGCTGAACAATTGGAAAAGATATATGGATCAGATAAAATA CTTCTAAGACCCAGAGCCAGAAAGTTGGGCCTCG GCACTGCTTATATTCATGGAATGAAGCATGCCACTGGGAATTTTATTGTTATTATGGATGCTGACCTCTCTCACCAT cCAAAATTTATTCCAGAGTTTATCAG tCGTGGTGCCAATTTTATAACTCAGGTTTTGCTGAGACCAGGTGCATCAGACTTAACAGGGAGTTTCAG GTTATACAGAAAAGAAGTCTTACAGAAACTAATGGAGAAATGTGTTTCTAAAGGATATGTCTTCCAGATGGAGATGATTGTTCGGGCTAGACAGTTAGGATATACTATTGGAGAG GTTCCCATTTCATTTGTGGATCGTGTCTATGGAGAATCTAAACTGGGAGGCAATGAAATAGTCTCCTTCTTAAAGGGACTGTTGACCTTGTTTGCTACAACATGA
- the DPM1 gene encoding dolichol-phosphate mannosyltransferase subunit 1 isoform X1 gives MAAGGADKFSVLLPTYNERENLPLVVWLLARTFCESGNNFEIIIIDDGSPDGTQEIAEQLEKIYGSDKILLRPRARKLGLGTAYIHGMKHATGNFIVIMDADLSHHPKFIPEFIRKQKEGNFDIVSGTRYKGNGGVYGWDLKRKLISRGANFITQVLLRPGASDLTGSFRLYRKEVLQKLMEKCVSKGYVFQMEMIVRARQLGYTIGEVPISFVDRVYGESKLGGNEIVSFLKGLLTLFATT, from the exons atggcggccggcggcgccgaCAAGTTCTCGGTGCTGCTGCCCACCTACAACGAGCGGGAGAACCTGCCCCTCGTCGTCTGGCTCCTGGCGCGCACCTTCTGCGAGAG TGGAAACAATTTTGAAATTATCATCATAGATGATGGAAGCCCAGATGGGACACAGGAAATTGCTGAACAATTGGAAAAGATATATGGATCAGATAAAATA CTTCTAAGACCCAGAGCCAGAAAGTTGGGCCTCG GCACTGCTTATATTCATGGAATGAAGCATGCCACTGGGAATTTTATTGTTATTATGGATGCTGACCTCTCTCACCAT cCAAAATTTATTCCAGAGTTTATCAG aaagcagaaagaaggcaATTTTGATATTGTATCTGGAACAAGATATAAAGGAAATGGAGGAGTATATGGCTgggatttgaaaagaaaattaatcag tCGTGGTGCCAATTTTATAACTCAGGTTTTGCTGAGACCAGGTGCATCAGACTTAACAGGGAGTTTCAG GTTATACAGAAAAGAAGTCTTACAGAAACTAATGGAGAAATGTGTTTCTAAAGGATATGTCTTCCAGATGGAGATGATTGTTCGGGCTAGACAGTTAGGATATACTATTGGAGAG GTTCCCATTTCATTTGTGGATCGTGTCTATGGAGAATCTAAACTGGGAGGCAATGAAATAGTCTCCTTCTTAAAGGGACTGTTGACCTTGTTTGCTACAACATGA
- the MOCS3 gene encoding adenylyltransferase and sulfurtransferase MOCS3 — translation MAGGAEAARLSAEISRREQELRGLRERLAAVLAGDAEATEEGAAAFPGELPPLPARDSLSTADILRYSRQLVLPELGVRGQLLLARSSVLVVGCGGLGCPLAQYLAAAGVGRLGLVDHDVVETSNLHRQVLHGEACRGLPKAISAAAALRLLNSTVEYVPYCSALSPRTALELVRQYDVVADCSDNVPTRYLVNDACVLAGKPLVSGSALRLEGQLVVYNYQGGPCYRCLFPKPPPPETVTNCADGGVLGVVPGIMGCIQALEVLKIASGMGSSFSQFMLMFDACEGRFRNIKLRPKKPDCAVCGDNPSVTCLQDYEAFCGSSATDKCRTLHLLSSKDRVSVEEYKKLLDEQVPHVLLDVRPQVEVDICRLVHAVHIPLSKLEEKDEEYLEYLEKRIYQEKQRTNGQTSFPIYVVCKLGNDSQKAVRILQELPVKEFGSVLAKDIKGGLMAWASKIDPTFPQY, via the coding sequence ATGGCGGGCGGCGCGGAGGCGGCGCGGTTGAGCGCGGAGATCAGCCGGCGGGAGCAGGAGCTGCGCGGCTTACGCGAGCGGCTGGCCGCCGTCCTGGCGGGGGATGCCGAGGCCACAGAGGAGGGTGCCGCCGCCTTTCCTGGCGAGCTCCCCCCTCTGCCCGCCCGGGACTCGCTGAGCACCGCCGACATCCTGCGGTACAGCCGGCAGCTGGTGCTGCCCGAGCTGGGCGTGCGGGGGCAGCTGCTCCTGGCCCGCTCCTCCGTGCTTGTTGTGGGCTGCGGCGGCCTGGGCTGCCCCCTGGCCCAATACctggccgcggccggcgtcggccgCCTAGGTCTGGTGGATCACGACGTGGTGGAGACGAGCAACCTGCACCGGCAAGTGCTGCACGGGGAGGCTTGCCGAGGGCTCCCCAAGGCCATATCTGCTGCGGCAGCCCTGCGGCTGCTGAACTCCACCGTAGAGTACGTGCCCTACTGCAGCGCCCTGAGCCCTCGCACCGCCCTGGAGCTGGTGCGGCAGTACGACGTGGTCGCCGACTGCTCCGACAACGTCCCCACCAGGTACTTGGTGAATGACGCCTGTGTCCTGGCTGGGAAACCCCTAGTGTCCGGCAGTGCCCTCCGGCTGGAGGGGCAGCTAGTCGTGTACAACTACCAGGGAGGGCCCTGCTACAGGTGCCTCTTCCCCAAGCCCCCTCCACCAGAGACGGTGACTAACTGTGCGGATGGGGGAGTGCTGGGTGTCGTGCCAGGCATCATGGGGTGCATCCAGGCTTTGGAAGTGCTGAAGATCGCTTCGGGAATGGGTTCTTCCTTCAGTCAGTTCATGCTGATGTTTGATGCCTGTGAGGGGAGATTTCGCAACATCAAGTTAAGACCAAAGAAACCAGACTGTGCTGTTTGTGGTGACAATCCATCTGTCACCTGCCTTCAGGATTATGAGGCATTTTGTGGTTCTTCTGCAACAGACAAGTGTAGGACTTTGCATCTGCTGTCCAGTAAAGACAGGGTATCTGTAGAGGAATACAAAAAACTGTTGGATGAGCAAGTTCCTCATGTATTGTTAGATGTTCGTCCGCAGGTAGAAGTGGATATCTGTCGCCTGGTACATGCTGTCCACATTCCTTTGAGTAAactagaagaaaaagatgaagaatatctggaatatttagaaaaaagaatTTATCAAGAAAAGCAGAGAACTAATGGCCAAACATCTTTTCCTATATATGTTGTTTGCAAATTAGGAAATGACTCCCAGAAGGCTGTAAGAATTCTGCAGGAGTTACCTGTCAAAGAATTTGGTTCTGTGTTAGCTAAGGATATTAAAGGGGGGCTCATGGCTTGGGCCAGTAAAATTGACCCAACGTTTCCTCAGT